The sequence GATGGCCGAACGTCGCAGCGCCGAAGCAGCGCTGCAGCAAGCCCAGAAAATGGAGGCGATCGGCAATCTGACCGGCGGCGTGGCGCATGATTTCAACAATCTGCTGCAGGTTCTCTCCGGCAATCTGCAATTGCTGAGCCGCGACATATCCGGCAACGAGCGGGCCGAACGCCGGGTCGCCACCGCCCTGACGGCGGTCGGGCGCGGCGCCAAGCTCGCCAGCCAGCTGCTCGCCTTCGGCCGTCGCCAACCCCTGGCGCCGAAGGTCCTCAATGTCGGCCGCTTCGTCTATGGCATGGAAGACATGCTGCGGCGGACGCTAGGCGAGAGCATCGAGATCGAGGTTCTCGTCTCCGGCGGCCTCTGGAACACCTTCGCCGATCCGACCCAGATCGAGAACGCCCTGCTCAATCTCTGCATCAACGCCCGCGACGCTATGGAGGGGACGGGCAAGCTCACCATCGAAGCGGGCAATGCCTTCCTCGACGAGACCTACGCCCGCGCCCAGCCCGAGGTTGTTCCCGGCCAGTATGTCGTAATGGCGGTGAGCGATACCGGCTGCGGCATGACGCCCGAAGTCATGTCGCGCGTGTTCGAACCCTTCTTTTCGACGAAGCCGGCCGGCAAGGGCACGGGGCTCGGCCTTGCCATGGTGTTCGGTTTCACGAAGCAGTCCGGCGGCCACGTCAAGATCTACAGCGAGCTCGGCCATGGCACGACGGTGAAGCTCTATCTGCCGCGCACGCAGCAAACCGAGGACGTTCCGTCCACCCAGGACTATGGCCCCGTCACCGGCGGCGAAGAGACCATTCTGGTCGCCGAGGATGATGAAGAAGTCCGCGCCGCCGTGATCGACATGCTGGGCGGGCTCGGCTATCGCGTCCTCAAGGCAAAGGATGCCGACAGCGCGCTCAGCATCATCGAAAGCGGCATCCCGATCGACATGCTCTTTACCGACGTGGTGATGCCGGGAACGCTGAAGAGCACGGATCTCGCCCGCAAGGCACGCGAGCGCATCCCCGGCATCGCGGTTCTCTTCACCTCCGGCTATACGGAGAATTCCATCGTGCATGGCGGCCGCCTCGACGCCAATGTCGAGCTGCTTTCCAAGCCTTACACCGTCGAGGCGCTGGCGCGGAAGATCCGCCATGTGCTCGGTAACGAGCAGCAGCGCAATGCCGCCAAGGCGGTGCTGTCGGCGCCCGAGGCCGCCCGGCCCGTCGCGCCCCCGCCGCCGGCTCAGCAGGAAGCCCGGCCGCTGCGCGTGCTGCTGGTCGAGGATGAGGTGATGATCCGGATCAACTCCATCGACGTGCTGGAGGAACTCGGCCACGAGGTCATCGAAGCGCGCGATGCCGAGCAGGGGCTCGCCGCCCTGGAGGCCCATCCGCTCGATGTCATCGTGACCGATCTCGGACTGCCCGGCATCTCCGGCGCCGACTTTGCGCTGATGGCGCGGGCGATGCAGCCGGAGATCCCGATCGTCTTCGCCACCGGCGACAGCCAGGCGCCTGCCTTGCCCGGCAAGCCCGGCATTCTGCTGCGAAAGCCCTATGACGGGGACGACATGCAGGCGGCCATCGAGGCGGCTACCGCATCGTCCTCGCCGGGCGAGGAATAGCTTCTAAAGCCGGCTAAGCATCATCCGGCCGTAGGCGTGATCTGGGGTGTGCACGTTCCGCTAGAACGCTCGTGCCGCCCCTTCCGGCATTCGACTTTGCAACCGAGGTCGGATAAACTTGTATCTCTGGTGAGAGCTGTCTCTCGCCCTGAATCGGGGTTTGAGAACGGATATGGAGCAATCACTACCGACGCTTCGCGAGGAGCTTGAGCAACTCGCCGAGCAGTCGATCAGCGATGAGGCGAGATCCGCGTTGCAGCGGGCCGCCTGCGTCGTGCGTCAGACCGAACTTCCCGCCCCAGGCCAGAAGACCGGCACCTCCGCATTGACCGACGAAGAGCGCGCCGATGGCGGCCTGATCGAGCGCCTCGGCGAATAGAACGGCCCGCCCGTTCCATCCTTTGCTTATAAGCCTGAAATAGAAACAGCCCCGGAAGCCTGAACGCTGCATGCGCTCAGGCTTCCGGGGCTTTTCATTTCTCGGACCTTTGGAGCGCCGCCGTCACGGCCTCGCTCGAAATATCAATTCTGGTCAATCGGTTGGAGTGCCTCGCCGCTTCAAGGAGAAGCGTCAGGCGATGGGGAGAGCTTCCAGCGCGGCCCAGTCGAACCGGACGCCGCTGCCGGGCTCGTCCGGCGCCACGGCGCGGCCATCCACCACCACCAGCGGGCGCAGCGTGTAGCGATCGATCTGGAACGCATGCACCTCCAGCCAGCCCGCATTCGGCACGGCCGGGACGAGGCTCACATGCAGTTCCTGCATGCCATGGCTGCAGACCGGAATCCCCAGCGGCTCGGCCAGCTTCGCGACACGCAGGAAGCCGGTGACGCCACCGCAATTCGACGCGTCGGGCTGGATGAAGGACAGCGACGAATGCTCGAAGGCATGCTTGAACTCCTGCAGCGTGTGCAGGTTTTCACCCATCGCCAGCGGCACGCGGGTAGCCTTGGCGAGTTCCCCATAGCCGGCGAAGTCATCGGGCTCCATCGGCTCTTCGAACCAGGTCAGATCGAACGGTTCGAAGGCTTTGCCCGCCGCCATGGCGCGGTCGAGGTCATAGCCGAAATTGCCGTCGACCATCAGCTTGTTCGACGGCCCGATCCGGTCGCGCACGGCACGCAGACGCGCCACGTCTTCGGCCAGGTCCGGCTTGCCGATCTTGATCTTGATGGCGCGGTAGCCCTGGTCGAGATAGCCGCCCACGCTTTGGACCAGCTTCTCGATCGGATAGTTCAGATCGACGCCGCCGCGATAGGTCAGGGGCGACTTGCCGGCGCCGCCCGCCATTTTCCAGAGCGGCAGGTTCTGCCGGAGGCCGCGCAGATCCCACAGCGCGATGTCGATCGCCGAGATGGCGAAGGAGGCGATGCCGCCACGGCCGACATAGTGCAGGCGCGACTGCATCTCGTCATAAAGCGTATCGATATCGTCGGCGTCGTGGCCAATCAGCATCGGCGCGAGGTCGTGGTCGATCATCGCCTTGGTGGCGTGGCCGCCGGTGCCGATCGTGTAGGTATAGCCAAGGCCCGACTGGCCGTCCGCAGTCTCGATCTCGGCCGTTACCAGCTCGAAATAGGTCTGCAGGCCGTGCCGCGCATCCTGCATCGGCTCCTCAAGCGGAACCCGGAAGACGCGCGATCGGATGCCGGTAATGGCTTGACGGCTGGACATGTTTCTCTTCCCCTTGAAGAATTTTGATGTCGAACGACCCGGCGAAGCCAGATCAGCCCCAGTTGACGTACATGGTCTTCTTCTGGAAATAGCCATCCAGGCCGTATTTGCCGTCCTCGCCGCCCAGACCGGACTGTCCCCAGCCGCTGTGGAAGCCCTGAAGAAGCTCGCCATTGGTGCGGTTGAAGTAGATCTCGCCGAAGTTCAGGCCTGCCGCGACCCGCATCAGCCGCTTCAGGCTGCCGGTATAGACATAGGCCGAGAGGCCATAGTCGGAATCGTTGGCGAGCCGCAGCGCTTCCTCGAAATCGTCGACGATGACGATCGGCACGACCGGCCCGAAGATCTCCTCGCGCATGGCGGGGATCGCATTGTCCTTGGCGAGCAGGACGGTCGGCGCATACCAATGGCCCTTGGAGTGGACGCCCTCGCTCAGCTTGCCGCCTTCGAGCAGGACCTCAGCGCCGGCCTCGACACTGCGGCGCACGATATCGGCGATCTTGTCGACCTCCGGGCCACTGATCTTCGGCCCGATGTCGGGATTGTCGAGCGGGTCGCCGATGATGAGGGCGCGGCTGCGGGCAATGAACTTCTGGATGAACTCATCCGCGATGGCGCGGTGCAGATACATGCGCTCGTTGCAGGTGCAGATCTGGCCGCAATTGGTGTAGCGCGCCGTCACCGCGCTCTCGACCGCGCGGTCGATATCGGCGTCTTCCATGACGATGAACGGGGCCTTGCCGCCGAGTTCGAGGCGGATCGGCTTGATGCGGGCGGCGCCCGAGGCATAGATCTCGCGGCCGGCGCGCGTGCTGCCGGTCATGGTGATCAGGTCGGATTGCGGGCTTTCGACCAGAGCCTGGCCGACCGTGCGACCGGTTCCCGTCACCACGTTGAAGACGCCGGCCGGAATGCCGACCTTCTCCGCCAGGGCGGCGATGGCCAGGCCCGACAGCGGCGTGAACTCATGCGCCTTGAGGACGAAGGTGTTGCCGGCGACCAGCGCCGGACCGAGCTTGCGCGCCGTCAGCGCCGAGGGATAGTTCCACGCCGTCAGACCCACCACCACGCCATAGGGCGCCCGGCGGATCCAGATTTCCTCATTGGCGGCGTCGGAGGGCATGATGTCGCCCTCAATGCGACGGCCACTTTCGGCCGCATAGCGCAGGAACGCCTCGGTCGCGCCGATCTCGCCATAGGCCTGGTTGAGCGGCTTGCCCTGCTCGGCGACGACAACATGGGCCAGGAGATCGCGATGGTCGCGCACGGCATTGGCCAGCAGGCCGACCAGCCTGCCGCGCTCCGGGGCGGGTATGGCCGCCCAGCCGGGTTGTGCCCCTTTGGCGGCGTCGAGGGCCGCCTGCGCATGCTCCGCGGAGCCGCCGGGAACGGTGCCGATGATGTCGCCATTGGCAGGATTCTCGATCTCGACCACCGGCGCCGCGCTTTCGGCCTGCCAGGCGCCGCCAATGAACATACCGATATGCGACGGGGTTTCCGCCACGACGCCACCAAGCTTTTCGAGCACAACTTCCTCCAGATTTGGTCGGACCAAATTTTGCAGAGGTTGGACCACACCTCATCCCATTTTGTCAAATGTTCTGGATTTTACAAAGATTAGTCAGCATTTGATGCCAACCGGCGCCAATCGCCCGATCTTTTGGTCGGTCCAGATCCACGCTATTGATCTTCGCGGGCGATTGGTGGATTGCTGCGGCAACGGACTTCGCAGGCCGGATGGAGACCCATGCTGAACGACCTGACGCTCGACGACATGCCGCCCCGCACCGGGGAGCACCGCGCCGCCGACATCGTCGTCGCGACGATCGAACAGGATATCGTTTCCGGCCTGCTGGAGAACGGCAGCCTCCTGCCGCCCGAGCGCGACCTGATGGGCCGCTTCGGCATCAGCCGCACGGTGGTGCGCGAGGCGATCGCGACGCTGACCACCCGGGGCCTGCTTGAAAGCAAGCCGCGCCACCGGCCGGTCGTGCGCAAGCCGGGCTATGATGCGGCCTTCTCCGCCGTGGGCGGCGTGGTCAGCCACCTGCTGCGGCAGGATGGCGGCGTGAAGACCCTCTACGACGTGCGCATCTTTCTCGAGGCATCGCTGGTGCGGCACGCCGCCCTGCATGCGCGCAAGGAAGACATCGCCGCGCTCCGCGCCGCGCTCGAGCGCAACCACGCCGCGATCGACGATCCCGTGCTGTTCGACAATACCGACGTCGCCTTTCACGCTGTTTTCTACGGCATTCTGGGAAATCCGGTGTTCCCGGCCGTGCACAGGGCCTTCGTGACCTGGCTGTTCGAGCATTGGCAGAGCATGAGCCGCTCGCCGGAACAAAACCTGATCTACTACGCCGGCCACAAGGCCATCTTCGACGCCATCATCGACCGGGATCCAGACGCCGCCGAAAAGGCGCTTCTCGCCCATCTGAGCGAGGCGTGGGAGACGGTGCGCGGCACATTTTAATTCACGGATACCAGGGAGGATTTCGAGAGTGGCTCGGGAGGAGTTTGACTATATCGTCGTCGGAGGCGGGTCGGCCGGCTGCGTCGCCGCCGCGCAACTGGTCACCAAGGGCAATCACCGCGTCCTGCTGCTCGAGGCCGGGCATTCGCACCATCACCCCCTGCTCGACATGCCGCCTGGCATCTTCAAGATGATCAATGGCAGCAAGTACATGAAGTACCACACGACGGTGCCGCAGCCGCATCTCGATGGCCGCGAGCATGACATCCCGCAGGGCAATGTGCTCGGCGGCGGTTCGTCGGTGAATGCGCAGGTCTATATTCGCGGCCGTCCTTCCGATTACGACGAATGGGACCAGATCCTGCGCGGCAACAATGACGGCGCCGACTGGAGCTGGAACGCGGTGCTGCAGCATTTCCGCGGCATGGAAGGCAACAACCGGCTGAACAACGACGCCCATGGCGCCGATGGCCCGCTGCTCGTCTCCGACCCGGGCCATGTCAACGAACTGTCGCGCTGGTTCGTCCAGGCGGTGCAGGCGCTCCGCGAGCCGTTCAATCCCGACTTCAACGGCCCGTCGCAGCGCGGCGTCGGCTTCTACCAGTTCATGAACCGGGCCGGGAAGCGCAGCAGCGCCGCCTATGCCTTCGTCGAGCCGCTGAAGAACGATCCGCGCCTGACCGTCCGGCTGCATGCCGAGGTCTCGCGCATCCTGATCGAGAACGGCGCCGCCGTCGGCGTCCAGTATCGCATCGGCGAGACCGAGCACACGGCCTATGCCAAGGGCGAGGTGATCGTCAGCTCCGGCGCGCTGGTCAGCCCCAAGCTGCTGATGCTCTCCGGCATCGGGCCGGCGGCCCATCTGGCCGAGCACGGCATCGAGTGCAAGGTGGACCTGCCGGGCGTCGGCGCCAATCTGATCGACCATCCGGAAGTGCCGATCACCGGCACGACCAATGGCAAGTTCGGCTATTTCAACCAGGGCAATGGCTGGCGGATGCTGAAGAACGGCATCCAGTTCAAACTGTTCGGCAGCGGCCCGATCACCACGGCCGGCGTCGAGGCCGGCGCCTTCGTCAACCCGCTCGATCCCGACGCGCCACCGACCATCCAGGCCTTCTGCGTGCCGATCGTCTATCTCGACCGCGACACGCGCAAGTCGATGAAGGACACCTATGGCGTCACCATCACCACGGTAGTGGTCAAGCCGAAGTCGCGCGGCTACGTCAAGCTGCGCTCGGCCGATCCCTCCGCCATGCCGCTCGTCTCGCCCAACCTGCTCAAGGACGAGGACGACATGCGCCAGATGGTGGCCGGACAGCGCTTCTTCCTGCGTGCCTTCCATACCGAGCCGCTCGCCCGCCGGATCGAGCGCGTCGCCCTGCCCGCCCAACCGGATCCGGACGAGGAGGCGCTGCGCACCCATTGCCGGCGCTTCGTGAAGACCAACTATCATCCGGCCGGCACCTGCAAGATGGGCGCGGATGGCGACCCGATGGCGGTGCTGGATTCCCGCATGCGCGTGCGCGGCGTCGAACGGCTGCGGGTCTGCGACATGTCGGCGGTGCCGAACATCAACGCCGGCAACACCAATGCGCCGGCGATGATGCTGGGCGACCGCTGCGCCGACTTCATCCTCAATCCGCGCTAAGCAGCACGGGCGGCCAGCCCCCTCTCCCGCCCGCGGGAGGGGGATAGCCCTGGCCCTATCTTCCGACAGATTGTCTTCTCGAACCTCGAAACATAGCAAGCAAGGCACTTCTCGATTGACCGCGGTCGATAAATAATGAAAGCGTTTTCAGAGACACTGTCCCTGGCTCAGAGAATGCTCCCCAATGCTGCTCAACGGAATCCGCATCGTCAGCTTCTGCCATTTCCTGCAGGGCCCGGCGGGCGCGCAATATCTGGCCGACATGGGCGCCGACGTGATCAAGGTCGAGCCAATCGACGGCGCGCATGAACGGCGCTGGTCGGGAGCCGATGTCTTTGTCGAGGGCATTAGCGGGTTCTATCTCTGCGCCAATCGCAACAAGCGCTCGATCGGCATCGATCTGAAGAGCGAGGCGGGCCGCGAGGTCGCGCGCCGCCTGATCGCTGGCGCCGACGTGGTGATGGAGAATTTTCGTCCCGGCGTGTTCAGCAAGCTCGGCTTCAGCGAGGCGGAACTGCGGGCGATCAATCCCAAGCTGATCTTTGCCTCGGCCTCCGGCTTCGGCTCGACGGGGCCGATGGCGCAGAAGCCGGGCCAGGACATATTGGTGCAGGCCCGGTCGGGGCTGATCAGCGTCACCGGAACGCCCAATGGCGGGCCCACACCGGTCGGCGCCGCCATCGTCGACCAGCATGGCGGCGCGCTGCTGGCGATCGGCATCCTGGGTGCGCTCGTCCGCCGCCTGCGCGAGGGCGTCGGCACCCGCGTCGAGGCGAGCCTGCTGAATGCCGGCCTCGACCTGCAGGGCGAGGCGCTGGTCAATTTCTTTGCCGGCGGCATGACCCGCGACATTCTCCAGCGGGAATCAAACCTCGCCACCTGGTTCCACGCCGCGCCCTATGGCGTCTACCCGACCACGGACGGCCATGTCGTGATCTCGCTCTGCGACGCCGGCGTGCTGGCCGAGGCGCTGGATTGCGATGCCCTGCGCCAGATCGCCGGCGTCGACCGCTATCGCGAACGCGACGAATATGCCCGGCGGCTTTGCGCCGCGACGGCGCCTTTCTCGCGCGACGAACTGGGCGAGCGGCTCGATTCCCATGCCATCTGGTGGGCGCCGATCCACTTCTACGACGATCTTCTCAGCGATCCGCAGATCCAGCATGCCGAAGTCTTCCGCGAAGTGACGGTGCGCGGCCGGACGGTCCATCTGGTCAACCACCCTAATCGCTATGATGGCGCCGTGCCGGAACTGCGCGTGCTGGCGCTGGAGATCGGCGAGCACACGCACGAGATCATGGGGGAACTGGGCTATGACGAGGCTGAGATAGACCGCCTCGTCGCTGCCCGCGCCGTGGCGGCGTCTAGGCAACCGCAGGCTCTCGCCGAAGCGGTCTAGGAAGGACCGCTGCGCGACGACTTGCCGCCTGGCGCGGAGAGCGTAAGTCCAGAGACGAGCGTCAACCTCAGGCGACGGCGGCGCGGGAGCGGCGCTTGCGCAGAACCGGCGCCGCGACGGGACCGGTCGAGCCGCGAACGACCAAAGCCGCTTCCAGTTGCGTGCTCATCGGGATCGGGTCACCTTCGATGAGGCTGATCAGGTGGTCGGCCGCCAGCGTGCCGATCTCGGCCGCGGGAACGCGCACTGTCGTCAGCGGCGGATCGGTCTCGCCGGCGATCTCGACATCGTCGAAGCCGGTAATCGAAATATCCTCGGGAACGCGAATGCCCTCGCGACGTGCCTCGGCCAGGGCGCCGACCGCCATGGCGTCGGTGGTGCAGAGGAAGGCGGTAACGCCGGGATGGGCGGCGCGAAGCTGGCGGAAAGCCTCGCGACCCGCGACAATGGTGGGCTGCGCGGCTTCGAAGATCCGGTCCGGCGGCAGGCGAATGCCCTCCTCCGCAATCGCCTCGAGGATGCCGTCGAGGCGCGCCTGCGACCGGTCGTTCGGCATGCCGGTATTGGCGATGACAGCGAATTCGCGGTGGCCGAGCTCCAGCAGATAGCGCGTCATGCCATAGGTGGCTCGCCGGTTCTGGATGCCGATCGCCGGAATGCCCTGGCGCGACGTGCACACATAGGTGGTTACCAGCGGCCGCCGGTGATGGCGGATCAGCGGCAGGGCGTCGGGGGCGAAGGAATCGCCGACGAGAACCAGCCCGTCGACGCCATATTCCAGCATGGAGCGGATCTGCCGGAATTCGCGCGCCGGATCATATTGCGAATGGGCGAGGATCAGCGTGTAGCCGCGCGCGCCCAGCCCGACTTCCAGCGCCTCGACGCCATCAGCGAATATAGCGTTGCCCAGCGTCGGCACCACGGCGCCGACCGTATGGCTGCGGCCTGAGCTCAACGCCTTGGCCATGCGATCCGGCGAATAGGCCAGCATCTCGACGGCGCGCAACACCCGCTCGCGAATCGCCGGCCGTACGATGTCCGGCTGGTTGATCGCGCGGGAGGCGGTGGCGAGCGATACCTTCGCCAGGCTGGCCACGTCCTCGAGCTTGGCGCGCACCGCCCCGGGGGCCGGCGGTTCCGCCTGCTTCTTGGAGGGTGACGCAGCTTTCTTGTCGGGTCTATCCATGCCGGAACTCTGAAGCAGAAGCCCGGACGTCGCAAGCGACGCGCCGAGTTCGGCGGAACGGGGTGGGTGCGCCGCCTCGCCCGGGATCCGGCACGGTCCCCTCTCGGGAGGGAACCGGCCCTATCGAACCCCGTGTGGAGCCGGGCGTTGCGGCCCGACGCCGGAAGATCCGGGGACGGGCCGCAACCTCGTTCAGGCGGTCGCGGCGGAGCGGGTGAGCCGGCTCTGCAGGATCACCACCACGAACAGGAAGGCGCCGCGCAGGACCGACTGCCAATAGGCGCTGAGGCTGATCCAGCCCATGCCGTTCTCGAAGTTGAGCACGGTGAACAGGATGCCGAGCAACAGCGTTCCGACCAGGGTCGCGCCGACGGAGCCCTTGCCGCCGGTGAGCAGCGTGCCGCCCACCACCACCGAGGCGATCGCGAACAATTCCCAGCCCACGCCTTCGATCGGCTGGCCGGCGCCGAACTGGGCCGCAAGGATGACGCCCGCCATGCCCGCCAGGAAGCCGGACATGACGTAGACCAGGAAGATCGTGCGGTCGGTAGGCAGGCCCATCAGGCGCGAGGCTTCCTCGCCGCCGCCAACCGCCAGCACATGGCGGCCGAAGGCGGTGCGGTTCAGGATCAGCGAACCCAGCAGATAGGCGAAGACCGCGATCCAAGCCGGGATCGGAAAGCCCAGGAAGATGCGGATGACCGCGCCGAGGAAGCCGGCATCCTCGCCATTGACCCATTCGGGCGCATAGAGGGCGAAGTCACCCTGGCCGAGCGCCATGAAATTGGTGTCGTAGGAGGCGGGAACCGATTGCTGGTTGGAAATCAGCAGGGCGACGCCGGAGGCGGCGAGCATCGTCGCCAGCGTGGCGATGAACGGCAAGATCTTCATCTTGGAGATGATGAAGCCGTTGATGATGCCGGCGGCAAGACCCGCCGCCAGTCCGCCGAGCAGACCGGGGATCAGGCCATAGGGGCTGAGATAGGCCGCGACCACGCTCGAAAGGGCCGCGACGGACCCGACCGACAGGTCGATGCCGCCCGTCATGATGACGAAGCACATGCCGAGCCCGACCAGCGCGAACATCGAGTTGTAACGCAGCACCGTGAGGATGTTGTACTCGCTGATGAAGCCATCATAGCGCCAGGCGCCGAAGCCGATGATCAGCAGGAGTGCGAGAAGGGCGCCGAAGCCGGCGGAGGCGTGAAGACGAGGCATTACGCGCGATCCTGCCTTTGGAGCCAGACGGCGAGCACGATCAGTCCGGCCTTGACCACGAGGGCCGCCGCGTCGGGAACGCCATTGGCGAGTAGGGTGTAGCGAACAAGCTGGATGATCAGCGCGCCAAGCAGCGTGCCGATGATGGTCGCCCGGCCGCCGCTGAGCAGGGTGCCGCCGACCGCGACCGCCGCGATCACGTCGAGCTCGATGCCCATGCCGATGAGGTTGGCGTCGGCGGCCGAGTTCATCGCGATGACGATCAGGCCGGCGATGCCGCTGCAGACGCCCGAGATGACATAGACCCTGCGCTTGACGCGACGCACCGGAATGCCGGCGAGGCGGGCTGCCTGCTCATTGCCGCCGACCGCAAGCACCTGCCGGCCGAACACCGTACGTTGCAGCGCCCATGCTGCGGCCAGCACCAGCGCCAGCATGATCCAGACCTGGAACGGCACGCCAAAGACGCGGCCGATCGCGATCTGCTGGAATTCCGGCACCTTGAAGACTTGCAGGTCGCCATTGGTCCATACCTGGGCGATGCCGCGACCGGCGATGTAGAGGATCAGCGTCGCGATGATCGGCTGTACGCGGAAACTCGACACCAGCCAGCCGTTGAACAGGCCAAAGAAGCCGGCGATCGTGATCGACAGAACGATGGCGAGCGCAATGCCGACATAGAGATTGGGCACCGGGAACAGCATGCCCTGGAAGACCTGCGGCGCGAAGGCGCCAGCGATCGCCATGATCGAGCCGACCGAGAGGTCGATGCCACCGGTGGCGATGACCATGGTCATGCCGACGCCGACAATGACGATCACGCAGACCTGGGTGAGATTCACCGACAGCGTCTGCATGGTGGCGAAGTGGGGCGTGAAGATGAAGTTGAAGATGAGCAGCGCGACCAGTGCGGCGAGCGTGCCGACATGGCGTCGCGACAGCATGGACGCGATGCCGCCCCGCGGGCGCGAGCTGACACCCGGCACCGGCGAAGGCGCATTCTGAATCGTGGAACTCATGCGACTTCTCCATGCGCGTGGGCCATGGCCCCCATCACGGCGGGCTCGGTAATGGCCTCGCCGTCAAATTCTGCGGTCATCTTGCCGTCCCGCAGCACGAAGACGCGATCCGAGCCTTCCACGATTTCTTCGATTTCCGACGAGATCATCAGCACGCCAAGTCCATCATCCGCGAGCTTGCGGATCAGCCGCTGGATCTCGGCCTTGGCGCCGACATCGATGCCGCGCGTCGGTTCGTCCAGGATCAGCAATTTCGGGTTCATGCAGAGCCAGCGCGCCAGCAGGACCTTCTGCTGGTTGCCGCCGGAGAGTTCGCGGATCTTCTGCTCGGGGCTCGAGCACTTGATGCCGATCTCCTTGATGAAGCGCAGCACGATCTCGCGCTGC is a genomic window of Kaistia defluvii containing:
- a CDS encoding hybrid sensor histidine kinase/response regulator, which translates into the protein MSQNNTPASSGSDTGFLAGGGEMAERIAGYDWASTSLGPVADWPQSLKTTIGLVLRSPVPIVMLWGADGVMIYNDGYSRFAGGRHPVILGSKVLEGWPEVADFNAHVMKVGLGGGTLAYKDQELTLYRNGVPEQVWMNLDYSPIPDENGLPIGVIAIVVETTSKVKAEQWLQGERERLSQMFQQAPGFMARLTGRDHVFDLANPAYLALVGHRDIVGKPIRAALPELSGQGYFERLDRVFETGEPFIGLEMPVMLQRRPDDESEQRFVDLVYHPLRDDTGSIIGIFAQGTDVTERVLARRAANASEAQFRTFAQVMPNHFWTATPEGQLDWFNDQVYRYSGAGAGDLDEDGWLSLVHPDDVPSVTTKWRSALQAGTQYETEFRIRRADGSYRWFLVRAMPVRDDDGSIRRWVGTNTDIEEAKATARALAEWTETLEARMDAEMAERRSAEAALQQAQKMEAIGNLTGGVAHDFNNLLQVLSGNLQLLSRDISGNERAERRVATALTAVGRGAKLASQLLAFGRRQPLAPKVLNVGRFVYGMEDMLRRTLGESIEIEVLVSGGLWNTFADPTQIENALLNLCINARDAMEGTGKLTIEAGNAFLDETYARAQPEVVPGQYVVMAVSDTGCGMTPEVMSRVFEPFFSTKPAGKGTGLGLAMVFGFTKQSGGHVKIYSELGHGTTVKLYLPRTQQTEDVPSTQDYGPVTGGEETILVAEDDEEVRAAVIDMLGGLGYRVLKAKDADSALSIIESGIPIDMLFTDVVMPGTLKSTDLARKARERIPGIAVLFTSGYTENSIVHGGRLDANVELLSKPYTVEALARKIRHVLGNEQQRNAAKAVLSAPEAARPVAPPPPAQQEARPLRVLLVEDEVMIRINSIDVLEELGHEVIEARDAEQGLAALEAHPLDVIVTDLGLPGISGADFALMARAMQPEIPIVFATGDSQAPALPGKPGILLRKPYDGDDMQAAIEAATASSSPGEE
- a CDS encoding mandelate racemase/muconate lactonizing enzyme family protein — encoded protein: MSSRQAITGIRSRVFRVPLEEPMQDARHGLQTYFELVTAEIETADGQSGLGYTYTIGTGGHATKAMIDHDLAPMLIGHDADDIDTLYDEMQSRLHYVGRGGIASFAISAIDIALWDLRGLRQNLPLWKMAGGAGKSPLTYRGGVDLNYPIEKLVQSVGGYLDQGYRAIKIKIGKPDLAEDVARLRAVRDRIGPSNKLMVDGNFGYDLDRAMAAGKAFEPFDLTWFEEPMEPDDFAGYGELAKATRVPLAMGENLHTLQEFKHAFEHSSLSFIQPDASNCGGVTGFLRVAKLAEPLGIPVCSHGMQELHVSLVPAVPNAGWLEVHAFQIDRYTLRPLVVVDGRAVAPDEPGSGVRFDWAALEALPIA
- a CDS encoding aldehyde dehydrogenase family protein translates to MLEKLGGVVAETPSHIGMFIGGAWQAESAAPVVEIENPANGDIIGTVPGGSAEHAQAALDAAKGAQPGWAAIPAPERGRLVGLLANAVRDHRDLLAHVVVAEQGKPLNQAYGEIGATEAFLRYAAESGRRIEGDIMPSDAANEEIWIRRAPYGVVVGLTAWNYPSALTARKLGPALVAGNTFVLKAHEFTPLSGLAIAALAEKVGIPAGVFNVVTGTGRTVGQALVESPQSDLITMTGSTRAGREIYASGAARIKPIRLELGGKAPFIVMEDADIDRAVESAVTARYTNCGQICTCNERMYLHRAIADEFIQKFIARSRALIIGDPLDNPDIGPKISGPEVDKIADIVRRSVEAGAEVLLEGGKLSEGVHSKGHWYAPTVLLAKDNAIPAMREEIFGPVVPIVIVDDFEEALRLANDSDYGLSAYVYTGSLKRLMRVAAGLNFGEIYFNRTNGELLQGFHSGWGQSGLGGEDGKYGLDGYFQKKTMYVNWG
- a CDS encoding FCD domain-containing protein, whose amino-acid sequence is MLNDLTLDDMPPRTGEHRAADIVVATIEQDIVSGLLENGSLLPPERDLMGRFGISRTVVREAIATLTTRGLLESKPRHRPVVRKPGYDAAFSAVGGVVSHLLRQDGGVKTLYDVRIFLEASLVRHAALHARKEDIAALRAALERNHAAIDDPVLFDNTDVAFHAVFYGILGNPVFPAVHRAFVTWLFEHWQSMSRSPEQNLIYYAGHKAIFDAIIDRDPDAAEKALLAHLSEAWETVRGTF
- a CDS encoding GMC family oxidoreductase — translated: MAREEFDYIVVGGGSAGCVAAAQLVTKGNHRVLLLEAGHSHHHPLLDMPPGIFKMINGSKYMKYHTTVPQPHLDGREHDIPQGNVLGGGSSVNAQVYIRGRPSDYDEWDQILRGNNDGADWSWNAVLQHFRGMEGNNRLNNDAHGADGPLLVSDPGHVNELSRWFVQAVQALREPFNPDFNGPSQRGVGFYQFMNRAGKRSSAAYAFVEPLKNDPRLTVRLHAEVSRILIENGAAVGVQYRIGETEHTAYAKGEVIVSSGALVSPKLLMLSGIGPAAHLAEHGIECKVDLPGVGANLIDHPEVPITGTTNGKFGYFNQGNGWRMLKNGIQFKLFGSGPITTAGVEAGAFVNPLDPDAPPTIQAFCVPIVYLDRDTRKSMKDTYGVTITTVVVKPKSRGYVKLRSADPSAMPLVSPNLLKDEDDMRQMVAGQRFFLRAFHTEPLARRIERVALPAQPDPDEEALRTHCRRFVKTNYHPAGTCKMGADGDPMAVLDSRMRVRGVERLRVCDMSAVPNINAGNTNAPAMMLGDRCADFILNPR
- a CDS encoding CaiB/BaiF CoA transferase family protein, whose amino-acid sequence is MLLNGIRIVSFCHFLQGPAGAQYLADMGADVIKVEPIDGAHERRWSGADVFVEGISGFYLCANRNKRSIGIDLKSEAGREVARRLIAGADVVMENFRPGVFSKLGFSEAELRAINPKLIFASASGFGSTGPMAQKPGQDILVQARSGLISVTGTPNGGPTPVGAAIVDQHGGALLAIGILGALVRRLREGVGTRVEASLLNAGLDLQGEALVNFFAGGMTRDILQRESNLATWFHAAPYGVYPTTDGHVVISLCDAGVLAEALDCDALRQIAGVDRYRERDEYARRLCAATAPFSRDELGERLDSHAIWWAPIHFYDDLLSDPQIQHAEVFREVTVRGRTVHLVNHPNRYDGAVPELRVLALEIGEHTHEIMGELGYDEAEIDRLVAARAVAASRQPQALAEAV